Proteins from a genomic interval of Ictalurus furcatus strain D&B chromosome 2, Billie_1.0, whole genome shotgun sequence:
- the LOC128617404 gene encoding PDZ and LIM domain protein 7-like, which produces MNVYSVTLSGPAPWGFRLQGGKDFSMPLTVSRLTPGGKAAHAGVGVGDSVVSIEDSNAEEMTHVEAQNKIRGASDSLTLTLSRAFQSGGEQKGSLAAAPTQPKYSFTPSTTINKMARPFSASSNNSSAGPVIKPVAYASKLNANAPNASMSVSGSTPPSQNGWIVKKQLEVIDNRGEGFYEALYNDNKYGLRAENVPCFIPNDRSKKRLIEDTQDWQPRTGTTQSRSFRILAQLTGTDYMQDPDDETMKRSSSGPRSIVSAPASRTPDEPLQSSTTSGPSSRPPWVTDPNFAERYRPDKTSTVVTQHRQPAQPTPEQNRSSILQAAQQNPESDSGSGRTPLCAACNKIIRGRYVVALGRSWHPEEFTCCQCREVLDEGGFFEEKGSVYCTKCYDNRYAPNCAKCKKKIAGEIMHALKMTYHVQCFMCAACKRPIRNQAFYMEDGEPYCERDYEKMFGTKCHGCDFKIDAGDRFLEALGYSWHDTCFVCALCHVNLEGKTFYSKKDKPLCKGHAFSPL; this is translated from the exons ctgactCCCGGGGGAAAGGCAGCTCACGCCGGAGTCGGAGTGGGAGACAGCGTGGTGTCCATCGAAGACTCCAACGCTGAGGAGATGACACACGTTGAGGCACAAAACAAGATCCGAGGCGCATCTGACTCCCTCACTCTGACACTCAGCAG AGCTTTCCAGTCTGGAGGTGAACAGAAG GGATCGCTTGCTGCTGCACCCACTCAGCCTAAGTACTCCTTCACGCCCAGCACTACCATAAACAAGATGGCGCGGCCTTTCTCCGCCTCCTCTAATAACTCCAGCGCTGGGCCCGTCATCAAACCGGTGGCGTACGCTTCCAAGCTTAACGCCAACGCACCTAACGCCAGCATGTCGGTGTCGGGCAGCACGCCCCCCTCTCAGAATGG CTGGATTGTTAAAAAG CAGCTGGAGGTTATTGACAA TAGAGGAGAGGGATTCTATGAAGCTTTGTACAACGACAACAA GTACGGTCTGCGGGCAGAGAATGTCCCGTGCTTTATCCCAAACGATCGCAGTAAGAAGCGTCTGATCGAGGACACGCAGGACTGGCAGCCTCGCACTGGCACCACACAGTCCCGCTCCTTCCGCATCCTAGCTCAGCTTACAGGAACTGACTACA TGCAGGACCCGGATGATGAGACCATGAAAAGGTCCAG CTCAGGCCCACGCTCG ATCGTTTCAGCCCCTGCCAGTCGTACTCCTGACGA ACCTCTTCAATCTTCCACCACGTCTGGACCTTCAAGCCGGCCACCTTGGGTGACAGACCCGAACTTTGCTGAACGCTATCGGCCGGATAAGACGAGCACGGTGGTGACGCAACACAGGCAGCCGGCACAGCCCACACCCGAGCAAAACCGCAGCTCCATCCTCCAGGCCGCACAGCAGAACCCAGAGTCCGACTCCGGCTCCGGACGCACGCCACTCTGCGCCGCATGCAACAAGATCATCAG AGGTCGCTACGTGGTGGCTCTGGGCCGCTCCTGGCACCCTGAGGAGTTCACGTGCTGTCAATGCCGAGAAGTGCTCGACGAAGGCGGCTTCTTTGAGGAGAAAGGCTCCGTTTATTGCACCAAATGCTACGACAACCGTTACGCCCCAAACTGCGCCAAGTGCAAGAAGAAGATCGCCGGA GAGATCATGCACGCCCTGAAGATGACCTATCACGTCCAGTGCTTCATGTGCGCCGCCTGCAAGAGGCCCATCAGGAACCAGGCCTTCTACATGGAAGATGGCGAGCCTTACTGCGAGAGAG ACTATGAAAAGATGTTTGGTACTAAATGTCATGGCTGTGACTTCAAGATCGATGCCGGCGACCGCTTCCTGGAAGCTCTAGGCTACAGCTGGCACGACACGTGCTTCGTCTGTGCG CTTTGCCACGTCAACCTGGAGGGCAAGACATTCTACTCAAAGAAGGATAAGCCTTTGTGTAAAGGTCACGCCTTCTCTCCACTTTGA